The genomic stretch CATATTTTATTTGTTcttgttttttttgttttgagttttgaatttataattttgctcggagtgaaaaagttcaagtgtgggggaatttgataagtgcattttgatgcacctTCTTCTACTATTATACTTGGGCAAATACATggtttattatattatttttaatattttagtgtgttttttatatttaagtttatttttgtctttattttattttcgtactttattttcagcataaatagttatttaataccttgttactatgcagatcataacttgagctataGGAGCCATATTAATGAATTCTAATATGCGTTAAAAAcctaagagaaagagctacaagtttcatgttgaagtcaaaagcaaATTCAGAGTGAAGAAGGGTCGCATAATTCATTGAAGTTCCggacttaattaaaatagttagtttgggtcggtttttgtaattttcgggtcggatcACATAAGGGCCCGAACttcccttttattatattaggtctttcactgCTACACCAATCCTATTCTGAATTTTAAAGATACAATATTTATTAGACGAttatttttctaatttttatgatttttttctTTCTGTTTTGATAGTTCATAAACTTCCATTTTTTTTCTTATTTCACTTAATTAGATTAAATTtcgtgtttttgtatttttctgaatttattttaatcattttttctgtatttcaattgtttttgcttaatagggacattgccagtattttcctatttgttgttgcaatgttgaattagttatgtattttctcattgtttgttgattattttttccttttctattgagtttaacatggttGACCAAAGAACTTTGAGAGAACTTGTTGCCCCTGATGTTAATTATAGTGCTTTGTATATTGAATATCCTGTTGCTACTGTACCTTTcgaattgaaatctggtttaatacacttgttgccaaggtttaaTGGTCTTGCAGATGAGGATCCACATAGACATTTGAAGGAATTTCAGGTTGTGTGTTCTACACCTTTGAGACCTAAAGGAATCACAGAGGATCACATCAATCTGAGAGCGTTTCCATTCTCACTACAAGGTGCTGCAAAATATTGGTTATATTATTTTGAGCCAAATTCTATTACAAGTTGGAATAATATGAAGAAAATCTTCCTAGAAATATTTTCCCTGCTTCAAAGGCTTTTCCAATCAGAAAATAAATATGTGGTATTAGATAGGTTGACATGGAATCATTGGCCGAATGCTGAGAGAGATCCAAGCAGTTAGTGTCGAGTTGTCCTCACCACCAGATTTCTGAACAATTGTAATACAATACTTTTATAAGGGATTGCTACCAATGGAAAGAAACATTTTAGACGCTtctagtggtggagcacttgttgataagactccaACTGCTGCTAAATCcttgattgagaacatgtcacttaactcccaacagttcacaacAAGGGATAATTCTATGGTacaagcaaaaggtgtgaatgagattcaagtttcttcttccaacaaatCTCTAGAAACCAtaattgatgaacttacctctttagtgaaacaattgatgctaCCCCTGCCACCACCACCGTTGAACCCTCCCTAAGTAACCACCTCTACACATTTTGGACCTTCACTTGAGGATCTTGTCAAGCAAATGGGTGTAAATAATCTTCAGTTTCAACAACACGAACAAATTCTAGTATTCAtactttgcaaacacaaattggacagCTTGCCACTTTAATGAATGCcatgcaacaagctcaaggatcGAAACAACTATCTGCCCAAACAGTAGTGAATCCAAAAGGTCCCAATGTGAGTtcaatttccttgagatccggAAAAGTTGCAGAACCAGCCCcagaaaaaaattaaaaaatttgtTAGTGCAACACTTgaaccttctattgttgttgaggcTGAAAAAGAGTATGTACCACCAATCTCTTTTCCATAAAGagttatgaaaaataagaaaattgACGAGGAAGAcaaagagagagagattttggATGTATTCAGAAAGGTGGCAGTGAACATTCCACTACTTGATGTGATTAAGCAGGTCCCAAAATACACAAAATTTCTGAAGGATTTGCACACATAAGAGGAGGCTTACCGGAAACGAGAGAGTGAATTTGGGACGCAATGTTTCGGCCCTTATTCAGCCTAACACTTCACCTACCAGTTTAGCTCTCACTCAGGACATGCCACAAAAGTGCAAGGATCCAGGAACTTTTGTTATTCCTTGTACCATTAGGGATAGTAAATTCAAAAATTGCATGCTTGACTTAGGagcgggcattaatgttatgcctacttctgtGTATAATAATCttgatcttggtcctttgcagcatacaTGTTTAGTCATTTAACTAGCGAACAGAAGCAATGTCTGTTCCGCTGGAGTAGTGGAAGATGTGCTTGTTCAAGTTAATGGCTTGATTTTTCCTGCAGACTTTTACATTCTGGACATGTATGGAGAAACAAATTCAAGCAGATCACCAATCATTTTAGGCAGACCTTTCATGAAAATAGCTAAAACAAAATTcgatgttgacgatggaaccatgtccatggaatttggtggCATTGTCGCGAAATTCAACATTTTTTATGTAATGAAACATCCCGTGGAAGAGCATtttgtttttcaaatagagttgctttctgaaattgttgatgaagcttattttgatttgttttcagctgattttccaactttatctggttttgatgatatttactcatgtgatgattgtactaacactaacctttgtgttgtttgtgctgagattgatgttgccttgTAGGGTGACAttgtaaatgaagttgtttatgtagctgaagctcttgacatcccggctgcccTAAACATACCGTCCATTGAACAACCGccttctttagagcctaaaccacttcttggggatttatattattcatcaaagcttcaacttgAGTAGGAACATAAGAATGGAATTAGATGGACCTTGactgacactcgtgatattagcttatccatatgtatgcatatgATCTCACTTAAAGATGGAACAAAATTAGTGAGGCAGCCCCGTAATATgttgattcttgatgttgtgaaaaatgagatcactttcacgtgctcgttcaacacttttacttatcgaaaATCCTTTTTTGATCATGGAATACAAGGCGGCGACACTAATCAAAATAAGAAAATTGACGAGGAAGAcaaagagagagagattttggATGTATTCAGAAAGGTGGCAGTGAATATTCCACTACCTTATGTGATTAAGCAGGTCCCAAAATACGCAAAATTTATGAAGGATTTGCACACATAAGAGGAGGCTTATCGGAAAGGAGAGAGTGAATTTGGGACACATTGTTTCGACCCTTATTCAGCCTAACACTTCACCTACCAGTTCAACTCTCACTCAGGACATGCCACAAAAGTGCAAGGATCCAGAAACTTTTCATtactttaacccatcttagtttatataaactgtcattttctttatttctttttttattgtcatttttaaaaaaaacatattatgatattaataaattatattttagaattttagatttagaaaaactcaaatatcaatacgttACAATTTAAGCCAATTAATTTAATCATAATGTTTTTTGCATTatctctgtttttagtgtttaaaacatatatttaacttttttttaattttttttaaaataagtaaataattctacaaaggttgatttggaatagtaaacatagtcaccattgagaaggctactataggtttcatgttactaataaaagtagttgtacgttattttcacaatttgttttgttttccataactttaacccatcttagtttatataaactgtcattttctttatttctttttttatggtcattttttaaatcaacatattatgatatcaataaattatattttagaattcTAGATTTAGAAAAGCTCAAATATCAATAATACgttacaatttaaatcaataaatttaatcatattttatttttacattttctctgtttttagtgtttaaaaattacatatttaactttttttttaaaaaagtttaaaataagtaaataattctaccaaggttgatttggaatagtgaacatagtcaccttgagaaggctactataggtttcatgttgctaataaaagtagttgtacgttattttcacaatttgttttgtttttcattactttacacatcttagtttatataaactgtcattttatttatttctttttttatggtcatttttttaaaacaacatattatgatatcaataaattatattttagaattttagatttagAAAAACTCAAATATTAATTCGTTACAATTTAAGTCAATTAATTCAATCATAATCTTTTTTGCATTATCTCTATTTTTAGTGTTTaataaaacatatatttaacttttttttaaattttttttaaaataattaaataattctacaaaggttgatttggaatagtaaacatagtcagtcaccttgagaaagctacaataggtttcatgttactaacaaaagtagttgtacgttattttcacaatttgttttgtttttcaaaactttaacccatcttagtttatataagCTGTCATgttctttaattctttttttatggtcacttttttaaaacaacatattctgatatcaataaattatattttagaattttagatttaaaaaaactcaaatatatatacgttacaatttaagtcaataaatttagtcataatattttttgcattttctttatttttagtgtttaaaacat from Lathyrus oleraceus cultivar Zhongwan6 chromosome 7, CAAS_Psat_ZW6_1.0, whole genome shotgun sequence encodes the following:
- the LOC127103975 gene encoding uncharacterized protein LOC127103975; its protein translation is MVDQRTLRELVAPDVNYSALYIEYPVATVPFELKSGLIHLLPRFNGLADEDPHRHLKEFQVVCSTPLRPKGITEDHINLRAFPFSLQGAAKYWLYYFEPNSITSWNNMKKIFLEIFSLLQRLFQSENKYVVLDRLTWNHWPNAERDPSS